One window from the genome of Salvia miltiorrhiza cultivar Shanhuang (shh) chromosome 7, IMPLAD_Smil_shh, whole genome shotgun sequence encodes:
- the LOC130991789 gene encoding histone-lysine N-methyltransferase family member SUVH9-like, whose translation MSSNSLVPFQDLNHLPSTSSPAPTPLIVPKSEPKLEPLDEALPSPPPPPPASAAEAAAELFSDYNRLFGLFQSNIPGVIHPNGAVSPLPDSHPDSLALVSVPDPQSNLSNVVVLTPRGATRKYQVRSSELVRIMDLKPEDELYFRDMVRKTRMLFDSLRVFAIAEDEKERRRDALAAHRRTRGDLRAAAIMRERGLWLNRDKRIVGSMPGVFVGDVFFFRMELCVIGLHGQAQAGIDYVPSSQSSNGEPIATSIIVSGGYEDDEDAGDVIVYTGHGGQDKNSRQVVHQKLECGNLALERSMNYGVEVRVIRGFKYEGSASGKVYVYDGLYKIIDTWFDVGKSGFGVFKFKLIRIENQVEMGSSVMKFAVSLRTRPLDARPKGYVSLDLSKKKENYPVFFFNDVDQDHDPVYYDYLVTTVFPPYVYNHAGSGHGCNCAGGCLDDCLCAMKNGGEFAYDLQGILVRGKPLIFECGPHCSCPPTCRNRVAQKGVRNRFEVFRSRETGWGVRSLDLIQAGSFICEYAGVVLTREQAQIFTMNGDRLIYPSRFAGCWKQWGNLSEVFSDYVCPEAPSVPPLDFAMDVSRMRNVACYMSHSSSPNIMVQLVLYDHNNLSFPHLMLFAMENIPPLRELSLDYGVADESNMGKLAICN comes from the coding sequence ATGAGCTCCAATTCCCTGGTCCCATTCCAGGATTTGAACCACCTCCCCTCCACCTCCTCCCCCGCCCCCACCCCTCTCATCGTCCCCAAATCCGAACCCAAACTCGAGCCCCTCGACGAAGCCCTAccttctccgccgccgcctcctcctgcatcggcggcggaggcggcggcggagctcTTCTCCGATTACAATCGCCTCTTCGGTCTCTTCCAGTCCAACATTCCGGGGGTAATTCACCCAAACGGCGCCGTTTCACCTCTGCCAGATTCCCACCCCGATTCGCTCGCGCTCGTGTCCGTCCCTGACCCGCAGTCCAACCTCTCAAACGTCGTCGTCTTAACGCCACGTGGCGCCACGCGCAAGTACCAGGTGCGCTCCTCCGAGCTGGTCCGGATCATGGATCTCAAACCCGAGGACGAGCTCTACTTCCGCGACATGGTGCGGAAGACGCGGATGCTCTTCGACTCGCTGCGCGTTTTCGCGATTGCGGAGGACGAGAAGGAGCGACGGCGGGACGCGCTAGCCGCACACCGCCGCACGAGGGGGGACCTGAGGGCGGCGGCGATAATGAGGGAGCGGGGATTGTGGCTCAACCGCGACAAGAGAATCGTGGGGAGTATGCCGGGGGTTTTTGTTGGAGATGTCTTCTTTTTCAGGATGGAATTGTGCGTGATTGGATTGCACGGCCAGGCGCAGGCCGGAATCGATTATGTTCCGTCTAGCCAGAGCTCGAACGGGGAGCCGATTGCGACGAGCATTATTGTTTCGGGTGGGTATGAGGATGATGAGGATGCAGGGGATGTGATAGTGTACACTGGCCATGGAGGGCAGGACAAGAATAGCAGGCAGGTGGTGCACCAGAAGCTTGAGTGCGGGAACTTGGCGTTGGAGAGGAGCATGAATTACGGAGTCGAGGTGAGGGTGATTCGCGGCTTCAAATATGAAGGTAGTGCTAGTGGTAAGGTCTATGTATATGATGGGTTGTATAAGATTATTGATACTTGGTTCGATGTTGGGAAATCAGGGTTTGGGGTTTTTAAATTCAAGCTTATTAGGATAGAGAATCAGGTCGAGATGGGGAGTAGTGTGATGAAGTTTGCTGTGAGTTTGAGGACGCGGCCATTGGATGCCCGGCCTAAAGGCTATGTCTCGCTTGATTTAtcgaagaagaaggagaattaTCCGGTCTTTTTCTTCAATGATGTTGATCAGGATCACGACCCGGTTTATTATGACTATCTTGTCACTACTGTTTTCCCACCGTATGTGTATAATCATGCTGGGAGCGGTCATGGTTGTAATTGTGCTGGGGGGTGTCTGGATGATTGCTTATGTGCTATGAAAAACGGGGGTGAGTTTGCATATGACTTGCAGGGGATTTTGGTGAGGGGGAAGCCTTTGATATTCGAGTGTGGGCCGCATTGTAGTTGCCCTCCCACTTGTCGGAATCGTGTGGCACAGAAGGGGGTCAGGAATAGATTTGAAGTGTTTAGGTCGAGGGAGACTGGTTGGGGAGTGAGGTCACTGGACTTGATCCAGGCCGGTTCTTTTATTTGTGAGTATGCAGGAGTTGTTCTCACTCGCGAGCAAGCGCAGATATTCACAATGAATGGTGATAGGTTGATTTACCCTAGCCGTTTTGCTGGATGCTGGAAACAATGGGGCAATTTGTCCGAAGTGTTCTCCGATTATGTTTGCCCAGAAGCTCCATCAGTCCCTCCTTTGGATTTTGCCATGGATGTTTCGAGAATGAGGAACGTTGCGTGCTACATGAGCCATAGTTCAAGTCCAAACATCATGGTGCAGCTTGTATTGTATGATCACAATAACTTGTCTTTCCCACACCTCATGCTATTTGCTATGGAGAATATCCCTCCCCTCAGAGAGCTGTCTCTTGATTATGGTGTAGCTGATGAATCAAATATGGGAAAACTTGCAATCTGCAATTAG
- the LOC130991870 gene encoding 2-alkenal reductase (NADP(+)-dependent)-like, translated as MGEEMSNKQIILKDYVKGSPKESDMILKTSTVELKVPDGCDGAVLVKNLYLSCDPFVVVRMMKMEDSYFDSYTPGQVIMGYGVAKILDSSNPDFKKGDLIWGITGFELYSLIKSTQSLFKITCTDVPLSFYTGILGMTGMTAYAGFYEICCPKKGESVFVSAALGAVGQLAGQFAKLFGCYVVGSAGTQDKVDLLKTKFGFDDAFNYKEEADLNAALKRYFPDGIDIYFDNVGGKMLEAALPNMRAHGRIAANGMISQYLLEEEEKIGNLLCLVKKQIRMEAFIVFDYYHLYPKYLEMVLPLIKQEKLVYVEDIVEGIEAAPAAVVGLFSGRNVGKQVVLVAPT; from the exons ATGGGGGAGGAAATGAGCAACAAGCAGATCATACTAAAAGACTACGTGAAGGGTTCTCCTAAAGAATCCGACATGATTTTGAAAACCTCGACAGTTGAACTAAAGGTTCCCGACGGCTGCGACGGCGCCGTTTTGGTGAAGAATCTCTACTTATCTTGCGACCCTTTCGTGGTAGTTCGTATGATGAAGATGGAGGACTCCTACTTTGACTCTTATACCCCCGGCCAG GTTATTATGGGATATGGAGTTGCCAAAATTTTGGATTCTTCAAATCCAGATTTTAAAAAGGGTGATTTGATTTGGGGAATAACCGGCTTCGAGCTGTACTCCCTCATCAAATCTACTCAAAGTCTATTCAAAATTACTTGTACGGATGTGCCCCTCTCTTTCTACACTGGAATTCTTG GTATGACTGGTATGACTGCATATGCTGGGTTTTATGAGATTTGCTGTCCGAAAAAGGGCGAAAGCGTCTTTGTATCTGCTGCTTTAGGAGCCGTTGGTCAGCTCGCTGGCCAATTTGCTAAGCTTTTTGGGTGTTATGTCGTTGGAAGCGCCGGAACCCAAGATAAG GTGGATCTTTTAAAGACCAAATTTGGGTTTGACGATGCGTTCAACTACAAAGAAGAAGCTGATTTAAATGCAGCCTTAAAGAG GTACTTCCCCGATGGGATCGACATATACTTCGACAACGTGGGAGGGAAGATGCTGGAGGCGGCGCTCCCCAACATGCGAGCCCACGGCCGAATTGCTGCTAATGGGATGATATCGCAGTACCTTCTTGAGGAGGAAGAAAAAATTGGGAACTTGCTATGCTTGGTCAAAAAGCAAATCCGCATGGAAGCATTCATCGTCTTCGACTACTACCACCTCTATCCCAAGTATTTGGAGATGGTTTTACCGCTGATTAAGCAAGAAAAATTGGTTTATGTTGAAGATATTGTTGAAGGAATTGAAGCTGCACCAGCTGCTGTAGTTGGCCTCTTTTCCGGCCGAAATGTAGGTAAGCAGGTTGTGCTTGTGGCGCCTACCTGA
- the LOC130991797 gene encoding putative pentatricopeptide repeat-containing protein At1g12700, mitochondrial, which yields MAASAKALIPRLMARKPGTHAHPSSLDFPDFSRIHDADDAISLFREMIIVSPHPSHTVFNKLLSVTFKMGNHRLALYMLDEMRRRGAPMNNYTFNIAINCCCRLKRVDLGFVILGSLFTLGYKPNIATFTTLMRGLFGDGETVEAEKLFGKVLAHNLCEPNDVMIASLINGLNKAGMAHAACYYLEVLAKLGCNVNVHAYKSVIECLCGGGMVDDAMQLWRDMIDRGVLPDAVTYTSMVHGLCRGGRWEEMRKLICEMDDRKMYLNSAAFNILINMLCKKGKVKEAEALVQIMLRQGVRPDAYTYTTLIAGYCSQGEMDEAKDFLDFLVDRRVKPNMLAYSSLINGYCKNRRVNEAWSVFLEVPRRGLRHTTNTYNTMIHGLLCEGKFGNAWRLFDDMEAKRVHPDVITYNILLDGLRRVHQMDRAFALVRAMEERGVNPNMITYNILINGLCKEGRLELARDVFNQLPSKGLKPDVVTYTALISSLCGKGLMGEAIWWLKEMERRGCPPDGVMYYIVLEELVKGNDLDMAVPIFEEMSRRGFLVNSSMASRLLDQVLIQGKGGVLVEMIKRVVPLKMRASFSVCCISHI from the coding sequence ATGGCGGCTTCCGCAAAAGCTCTAATTCCTCGGCTAATGGCGCGTAAACCGGGTACACACGCTCATCCAAGCTCTCTCGATTTCCCAGATTTCAGCCGTATACACGACGCAGATGATGCTATTTCCTTGTTTCGTGAAATGATTATCGTTAGTCCGCATCCCTCTCATACTGTATTCAACAAATTGCTGTCCGTTACCTTCAAGATGGGAAATCACAGGCTTGCCCTCTACATGCTCGACGAAATGCGCCGGCGAGGCGCGCCTATGAATAACTACACTTTCAACATCGCGATCAATTGCTGTTGCCGCCTGAAACGTGTAGATTTAGGGTTTGTTATATTGGGCAGCTTATTCACGCTTGGTTACAAACCAAATATCGCGACGTTTACGACTCTCATGAGAGGGCTTTTTGGAGATGGTGAGACAGTTGAAGCAGAAAAGCTGTTTGGAAAGGTGTTAGCTCATAATCTCTGTGAGCCTAATGATGTTATGATTGCTAGTTTGATTAATGGACTCAACAAAGCGGGGATGGCTCATGCAGCGTGTTATTATCTTGAGGTATTGGCGAAATTGGGATGCAATGTTAATGTTCATGCTTATAAATCTGTGATTGAATGTTTGTGCGGGGGTGGGATGGTTGATGATGCGATGCAGCTATGGCGTGACATGATCGATAGGGGTGTTTTGCCCGATGCTGTCACTTATACATCGATGGTTCATGGATTGTGCCGTGGTGGTAGGTGGGAAGAGATGAGGAAATTGATATGTGAAATGGATGATCGCAAAATGTATTTGAATTCGGCCGCTTTTAATATATTGATCAACATGCTTTGTAAGAAGGGGAAGGTGAAGGAGGCGGAGGCTCTTGTGCAGATCATGTTGAGGCAGGGAGTTCGTCCTGATGCTTACACGTATACTACATTGATAGCTGGCTATTGTTCACAAGGGGAAATGGATGAAGCGAAGGACTTTCTTGATTTCCTAGTGGACAGGCGGGTTAAGCCCAATATGCTTGCGTACAGCAGTTTGATTAACGGATATTGCAAGAATCGAAGAGTGAATGAAGCTTGGAGTGTCTTTCTTGAAGTTCCTCGTAGAGGCTTACGCCACACAACTAACACGTACAACACCATGATACATGGATTGCTATGTGAAGGCAAATTTGGCAATGCGTGGAGGCTTTTTGATGACATGGAAGCTAAACGAGTGCATCCTGATGTGATCACGTATAATATCTTGTTGGATGGCCTGCGCAGGGTTCATCAGATGGATCGTGCGTTTGCATTAGTGCGTGCAATGGAGGAGCGAGGAGTGAATCCGAATATGATCACCTATAATATCCTCATCAATGGATTGTGTAAAGAAGGGAGATTGGAGCTTGCTAGAGATGTTTTCAACCAACTTCCTTCCAAAGGCTTGAAACCAGATGTTGTAACGTATACTGCTCTTATTAGCTCGCTTTGTGGAAAGGGTTTAATGGGGGAGGCAATATGGTGGCTTAAAGAGATGGAGAGACGTGGCTGCCCGCCTGATGGGGTGATGTATTATATTGTTCTTGAGGAGTTGGTAAAAGGAAATGATCTTGACATGGCAGTTCCAATCTTCGAGGAAATGAGCCGGAGGGGCTTCTTAGTCAATTCATCGATGGCTTCAAGGCTGCTTGATCAAGTGCTGATACAAGGGAAAGGTGGTGTTCTTGTGGAGATGATTAAGAGAGTTGTGCCATTGAAAATGCGAGCTTCGTTTAGTGTCTGTTGCATTTCTCATATATAA